One region of Budorcas taxicolor isolate Tak-1 chromosome 3, Takin1.1, whole genome shotgun sequence genomic DNA includes:
- the LOC128045520 gene encoding trichohyalin-like gives MTEDKLATRDHLQRKMRDLAQDREQRPAPRQDERIQHRDQIPLSRDDEGNPVRDLGPEPQIDERHHLRDQRPEPRGDDRRQIGDQRPPATEDERLGIREQTLPPRDERRLQVREGRPDLGNDERTQEREQRPAPRQDERIQHRDQIPLSRDDRRNPARDLGPEPQNDERHHLREQKPDPRGDDRRQIGDQRPPATEDERLGVREQTLTPRGERRRQVREVRPDLGNDERSQDREQRPAPRQEERIQRRDQIPLSRDDEKNPVRDLGPEPQIDERHHLREQRPDPRGDDRRQIVRDVRTEIANDERSQDREQRPAPRQDERIQHRDQIPLSRDDRRNPVRDLGPEPQIDERHHLREQRPDPRGDDRRQIGDQRPPATEDERLGVREQTLPPRDERRLQVREGRPDLGNDERSQDREQRPAPRQDERIQHRDQIPLSRDDRRNPVRDLGPEPQIDGRHLLREQRPDPRGDDRRQIGDQRPPATEDERLGVREQTLPPRDERRLQVRDVRTEIANDERSQDREQRPAPRQDERIQHRDQIPLSRDDRRNPVRDLGPEPQIDGRHLLREQRPDPRGDDRRQIGDQRPSATEDERLGVREETLPPRDERRRQVRDVRPDLGNDERSQDREQRPAPRQDERIQHRDQIPLSRDDRRNPVRDLGPEPQIDGRHLLREQRPDPRGDDRRQIGDQRPPATEDERLGVREETLPPRDERRRQVRDVRPDLGNDERSQDREQRPAPRQEERIQRRDQIPLSRDDEKNPVRDLGPEPQIDDRHLLREQRPDPRGDDRRQIGDQRPPATEDERLGVREETLPPRDERRRQVRDVRTEIANDERSQDREQRPAPRQDERIQHRDQIPLSRDDRRNPVRDLGPEPQIDERHHLREQRPDPRGDDRRQIGDQRPPATEDERLGVREQTLPPRDERRLQVREGRPDLGNDERSQDREQRPAPRQDERIQHRDQIPLSRDDRRNPVRDLGPEPQIDGRHLLREQRPDPRGDDRRQIGDQRPPATEDERLGVREQTLPPRDERRLQVRDVRTEIANDERSQDREQRPAPRQDERIQHRDQIPLSRDDRRNPVRDLGPEPQIDGRHLLREQRPDPRGDDRRQIGDQRPPATEDERLGVREETLPPRDERRRQVRDVRPDLGNDERTKTGSRDQLQDRMKGSNTETRSPCQGMIGETQ, from the exons ATGACAGAAGACAAATTGGCGACCAGAGACCACCTGCAACGGAAGATGAGAGACTTGGC CCAAGACAGGGAGCAGAGACCAGCTCCAAGACAGGATGAAAGGATCCAACACAGAGACCAGATCCCCTTGTCAAGGGATGATGAGGGAAACCCAGTGAGAGACCTGGGTCCTGAACCCCAGATTGATGAGAGACACCACCTTAGGGATCAAAGACCAGAACCCAGGGGTGATGACAGAAGACAAATTGGCGACCAGAGACCAcctgcaacagaagatgagagacTTGGCATAAGAGAACAAACCCTACCACCAAGGGATGAGAGGAGACTCCAAGTAAGAGAGGGGAGACCTGATCTTGGAAATGATGAGAGAACCCAAGAAAGAGAGCAGAGACCAGCTCCAAGACAGGATGAAAGGATCCAACACAGAGACCAGATCCCCTTGTCAAGGGATGATAGGAGAAACCCAGCGAGAGACCTGGGTCCTGAACCCCAGAATGATGAGAGACACCACCTTAGGGAGCAAAAACCGGATCCCAGGGGTGATGACAGAAGACAAATTGGTGACCAGAGACCAcctgcaacagaagatgagagacTTGGCGTAAGAGAACAAACCCTAACACCAAGGGGTGAGAGGAGACGCCAAGTAAGAGAGGTGAGACCTGATCTTGGAAATGATGAGAGAAGCCAAGACAGGGAGCAGAGACCAGCTCCAAGACAGGAAGAAAGGATCCAGCGAAGAGACCAGATCCCTTTATCAAGGGATGATGAGAAAAACCCAGTGAGAGACCTGGGTCCTGAACCCCAGATTGATGAGAGACACCACCTTAGGGAGCAAAGACCGGATCCCAGGGGTGATGACAGAAGACAAATTG TAAGAGATGTGAGAACAGAAATTGCAAATGATGAGAGAAGCCAAGACAGGGAGCAGAGACCAGCTCCAAGACAGGATGAAAGGATCCAACACAGAGACCAGATCCCCTTGTCAAGGGATGATAGGAGAAACCCAGTGAGAGACCTGGGTCCTGAACCCCAGATTGATGAGAGACACCACCTTAGGGAGCAAAGACCGGATCCCAGGGGTGATGACAGAAGACAAATTGGGGACCAGAGACCAcctgcaacagaagatgagagacTTGGCGTAAGAGAACAAACCCTACCACCAAGGGATGAGAGGAGACTCCAAGTAAGAGAGGGGAGACCTGATCTTGGAAATGATGAGAGAAGCCAAGACAGGGAGCAGAGACCAGCTCCAAGACAGGATGAAAGGATCCAACACAGAGACCAGATCCCCTTGTCAAGGGATGATAGGAGAAACCCAGTGAGAGACCTGGGTCCTGAACCCCAGATTGATGGGAGACATCTTCTTAGGGAGCAAAGACCGGATCCCAGGGGTGATGACAGAAGACAAATTGGCGACCAGAGACCAcctgcaacagaagatgagagacTTGGCGTAAGAGAACAAACCCTACCACCAAGGGATGAGAGGAGACTCCAAGTAAGAGATGTGAGAACAGAAATTGCAAATGATGAGAGAAGCCAAGACAGGGAGCAGAGACCAGCTCCAAGACAGGATGAAAGGATCCAACACAGAGACCAGATCCCCTTGTCAAGGGATGATAGGAGAAACCCAGTGAGAGACCTGGGTCCTGAACCCCAGATTGATGGGAGACATCTTCTTAGGGAGCAAAGACCGGATCCCAGGGGTGATGACAGAAGACAAATTGGCGACCAGAGACCAtctgcaacagaagatgagagacTTGGCGTAAGAGAAGAAACCCTACCACCAAGGGATGAGAGGAGACGCCAAGTGAGAGATGTGAGACCTGATCTTGGAAATGATGAGAGAAGCCAAGACAGGGAGCAGAGACCAGCTCCAAGACAGGATGAAAGGATCCAACACAGAGACCAGATCCCCTTGTCAAGGGATGATAGGAGAAACCCAGTGAGAGACCTGGGTCCTGAACCCCAGATTGATGGGAGACATCTTCTTAGGGAGCAAAGACCGGATCCCAGGGGTGATGACAGAAGACAAATTGGCGACCAGAGACCAcctgcaacagaagatgagagacTTGGCGTAAGAGAAGAAACCCTACCACCAAGGGATGAGAGGAGACGCCAAGTGAGAGATGTGAGACCTGATCTTGGAAATGATGAGAGAAGCCAAGACAGGGAGCAGAGACCAGCTCCAAGACAGGAAGAAAGGATCCAACGAAGAGACCAGATCCCTTTATCAAGGGATGATGAGAAAAACCCAGTGAGAGACCTGGGTCCTGAACCCCAGATTGATGACAGACATCTTCTTAGGGAGCAAAGACCGGATCCCAGGGGTGATGACAGAAGACAAATTGGCGACCAGAGACCAcctgcaacagaagatgagagacTTGGCGTAAGAGAAGAAACCCTACCACCAAGGGATGAGAGGAGACGCCAAGTAAGAGATGTGAGAACAGAAATTGCAAATGATGAGAGAAGCCAAGACAGGGAGCAGAGACCAGCTCCAAGACAGGATGAAAGGATCCAACACAGAGACCAGATCCCCTTGTCAAGGGATGATAGGAGAAACCCAGTGAGAGACCTGGGTCCTGAACCCCAGATTGATGAGAGACACCACCTTAGGGAGCAAAGACCGGATCCCAGGGGTGATGACAGAAGACAAATTGGGGACCAGAGACCAcctgcaacagaagatgagagacTTGGCGTAAGAGAACAAACCCTACCACCAAGGGATGAGAGGAGACTCCAAGTAAGAGAGGGGAGACCTGATCTTGGAAATGATGAGAGAAGCCAAGACAGGGAGCAGAGACCAGCTCCAAGACAGGATGAAAGGATCCAACACAGAGACCAGATCCCCTTGTCAAGGGATGATAGGAGAAACCCAGTGAGAGACCTGGGTCCTGAACCCCAGATTGATGGGAGACATCTTCTTAGGGAGCAAAGACCGGATCCCAGGGGTGATGACAGAAGACAAATTGGCGACCAGAGACCAcctgcaacagaagatgagagacTTGGCGTAAGAGAACAAACCCTACCACCAAGGGATGAGAGGAGACTCCAAGTAAGAGATGTGAGAACAGAAATTGCAAATGATGAGAGAAGCCAAGACAGGGAGCAGAGACCAGCTCCAAGACAGGATGAAAGGATCCAACACAGAGACCAGATCCCCTTGTCAAGGGATGATAGGAGAAACCCAGTGAGAGACCTGGGTCCTGAACCCCAGATTGATGGGAGACATCTTCTTAGGGAGCAAAGACCGGATCCCAGGGGTGATGACAGAAGACAAATTGGCGACCAGAGACCAcctgcaacagaagatgagagacTTGGCGTAAGAGAAGAAACCCTACCACCAAGGGATGAGAGGAGACGCCAAGTGAGAGATGTGAGACCTGATCTTGGAAATGATGAGAGAA CCAAGACAGGGAGCAGAGACCAGCTCCAAGACAGGATGAAAGGATCCAACACAGAGACCAGATCCCCTTGTCAAGGGATGATAGGAGAAACCCAGTGA